In Helianthus annuus cultivar XRQ/B chromosome 9, HanXRQr2.0-SUNRISE, whole genome shotgun sequence, the following are encoded in one genomic region:
- the LOC118481914 gene encoding nuclear transcription factor Y subunit C-5-like, whose amino-acid sequence MAENEEINTETLQSSFPAGRVKRIMKLDTEINKVNSDALFVISNATDLFLKFLTEKSSEVAIEKKRKTIKLEHLRMAVKRHRPTADFLLDSLPMPPPVQISSKTDRSHKSDEKKKNSVPAGTRGIDSFFKKCE is encoded by the coding sequence ATGGCGGAAAATGAAGAAATCAACACGGAAACACTTCAATCCAGTTTTCCGGCAGGCAGAGTGAAGAGAATCATGAAACTAGACACAGAAATAAACAAAGTAAACTCCGATGCGCTGTTCGTAATCTCCAACGCCACCGACCTTTTCCTCAAGTTCTTAACGGAGAAATCATCGGAAGTTGCAATCGAGAAGAAACGGAAGACGATAAAGCTGGAGCATCTTCGAATGGCCGTGAAGAGGCACCGTCCGACCGCTGATTTTCTTCTGGATTCTCTTCCGATGCCGCCACCAGTTCAGATCTCGTCGAAAACCGACCGATCTCATAAAAGCGATGAGAAGAAGAAAAACTCGGTGCCAGCTGGCACTCGCGGAATTGACAGTTTCTTCAAGAAATGCGAGTAG